One segment of Phaeacidiphilus oryzae TH49 DNA contains the following:
- the arc gene encoding proteasome ATPase: protein MAAHDDDYNRSGRPARGSEETGNQVSFLEQEIAVLRRKLADSPRHTRILEERIVELQTNLAGVTAQNERLASTLREARDQIVALKEEVDRLAQPPAGFGTFLEANEDGTADIFTGGRKLRVNVSPNVPLEELRRGQEVMLNEALNVVDAMEFESIGDIVTLKELLDGGDRALVVGHTDEERVVRLAEPLLGETLRAGDALLLEPRSGYVYEVVPKSEVEELVLEEVPDIDYSRIGGLAGQIEAIRDAVELPYLHAELFQEFELRAPKGVLLYGPPGCGKTLIAKAVANSLAKKVAEVTGRPQGKSYFLNIKGPELLNKYVGETERQIRLVFQRAREKASEGTPVIVFFDEMESLFRTRGSGVSSDVENTIVPQLLAEIDGVEGLENVIVIGASNREDMIDPAILRPGRLDVKIKIERPDAEAAKDIFSKYLKSSLPLHPDDVKEHGGSVGETAVAMIQTVVERMYAESDENRFLEVTYANGDKETLYFKDFNSGAMIENIVGRAKKMAIKDFLDHGQKGLRVSHLISACVDEFKENEDLPNTTNPDDWARISGKKGERIVYIRTLVTGKQGAESGRSIDTVANTGQYL from the coding sequence GTGGCAGCCCACGATGACGACTACAACCGCAGCGGCAGGCCCGCGCGGGGTTCCGAGGAGACCGGCAATCAGGTCTCCTTTCTTGAGCAGGAGATCGCCGTCCTGCGCCGCAAGCTCGCGGACTCTCCGCGTCACACCAGGATCCTGGAAGAGCGCATCGTCGAACTCCAGACCAACCTGGCGGGCGTGACGGCCCAGAACGAGCGGCTGGCGTCCACGTTGCGCGAGGCCCGCGACCAGATCGTGGCCTTGAAGGAGGAGGTGGACCGGCTGGCCCAACCGCCCGCCGGGTTCGGCACCTTCCTGGAGGCCAACGAGGACGGCACGGCGGACATCTTCACCGGCGGCCGAAAACTGCGGGTGAACGTCAGCCCCAACGTGCCGCTGGAGGAGCTCAGGCGCGGCCAGGAGGTCATGCTCAACGAGGCGCTCAACGTCGTAGACGCCATGGAGTTCGAGAGCATCGGCGACATCGTCACGCTCAAAGAACTCCTGGACGGCGGCGATCGGGCCCTCGTCGTCGGGCACACCGACGAGGAGCGTGTGGTCCGGCTGGCCGAGCCGCTGCTCGGGGAGACCCTCCGGGCGGGTGACGCCCTGCTGCTCGAACCCCGTTCCGGGTACGTCTACGAGGTCGTGCCCAAGAGCGAGGTCGAGGAGCTGGTCCTCGAAGAGGTGCCGGACATCGACTACTCCCGGATCGGCGGCCTGGCCGGCCAGATCGAGGCGATCCGGGACGCGGTCGAGCTCCCCTACCTGCACGCCGAGCTCTTCCAGGAGTTCGAGCTGCGGGCGCCCAAGGGCGTGCTCCTCTACGGCCCGCCCGGCTGCGGCAAGACCCTGATCGCCAAGGCGGTGGCGAACTCGCTGGCCAAGAAGGTCGCCGAGGTCACCGGCCGGCCGCAGGGCAAGAGCTACTTCCTGAACATCAAGGGCCCCGAACTCCTCAACAAGTACGTCGGGGAGACGGAGCGTCAGATCCGGCTGGTCTTCCAGCGGGCTAGGGAGAAGGCCTCCGAGGGCACCCCCGTCATCGTCTTCTTCGACGAGATGGAGTCCCTCTTCCGCACCCGCGGCTCCGGTGTCAGCTCGGACGTGGAGAACACCATCGTCCCGCAGCTGCTGGCGGAGATCGACGGTGTGGAGGGCCTGGAGAACGTCATCGTCATCGGCGCGTCGAACCGCGAGGACATGATCGACCCCGCGATCCTCCGCCCGGGACGGCTCGATGTGAAGATCAAGATCGAGCGCCCGGACGCCGAGGCGGCGAAGGACATCTTCTCCAAGTACCTCAAGTCCTCCCTGCCGCTGCACCCGGACGACGTCAAGGAGCACGGCGGCTCGGTCGGCGAGACCGCGGTGGCCATGATCCAGACCGTCGTCGAGCGGATGTACGCGGAGTCCGACGAGAACCGCTTCCTGGAGGTCACCTACGCCAACGGTGACAAGGAGACCTTGTACTTCAAGGACTTCAACTCCGGCGCCATGATCGAGAACATCGTGGGCCGGGCCAAGAAGATGGCCATCAAGGACTTCCTGGACCACGGCCAGAAGGGTCTGCGCGTCTCCCACCTGATCTCGGCCTGCGTCGACGAGTTCAAGGAGAACGAGGACCTGCCGAACACCACCAACCCGGACGACTGGGCCCGGATCTCCGGCAAGAAGGGCGAGCGGATCGTCTACATCCGCACCCTCGTCACCGGAAAGCAGGGCGCCGAGTCCGGCCGCTCGATCGACACGGTGGCGAACACCGGTCAGTACCTGTAA
- the pafA gene encoding Pup--protein ligase, whose amino-acid sequence MDRRIFGLENEYGVTCTFRGQRRLSPDEVARYLFRRVVSWGRSSNVFLRNGARLYLDVGSHPEYATPECDDVRELVTHDKAGERILEGLLVDAERRLHEEGIAGDVYLFKNNTDSAGNSYGCHENYLVARHGEFSRLADVLIPFLVTRQLICGAGKVLQTPRGAVYCVSQRAEHIWEGVSSATTRSRPIINTRDEPHADAERYRRLHVIVGDSNMSETTTLLKVGATDLVLRMIEAGTVMRDLTLENPIRAIREVSHDLTGGRLVRLANGREASALEIQEEYYSKAAEFADRRGIRTGTVERVLDLWGRTLEAVRTQNLAMVDREIDWVMKYRLIERYREKHGISMSHPRIAQIDLAYHDIHRRRGLYYLMQNRGQAERVTDDVRIFEAKSVPPQTTRARLRGDFIRRAQEQRRDFTVDWVHLKLNDQAQRTVLCKDPFRSVDERVDKLIAGM is encoded by the coding sequence ATGGACCGCCGGATTTTCGGGTTGGAGAACGAGTACGGCGTGACCTGCACGTTCCGCGGGCAGCGCAGGCTGTCCCCGGACGAGGTCGCGCGGTACCTTTTCCGCCGCGTGGTGTCGTGGGGCCGCAGCAGCAACGTCTTCCTGCGCAACGGCGCCCGGCTCTACCTGGACGTCGGGTCCCACCCCGAGTACGCCACCCCCGAATGCGACGACGTGCGCGAGCTGGTGACGCACGACAAGGCGGGGGAGCGGATCCTGGAGGGCCTCCTGGTGGACGCCGAGCGGCGGCTGCACGAGGAGGGCATCGCCGGGGACGTCTACCTCTTCAAGAACAACACCGACTCGGCCGGGAACTCCTACGGCTGCCACGAGAACTACCTGGTGGCCCGGCACGGGGAGTTCTCCCGGCTGGCCGACGTGCTGATCCCCTTCCTGGTGACCCGCCAGCTGATCTGCGGCGCGGGGAAGGTGCTGCAGACCCCGCGGGGCGCCGTGTACTGCGTGAGCCAGCGGGCCGAGCACATCTGGGAGGGGGTCTCCTCGGCGACGACCCGCTCCCGCCCGATCATCAACACCAGGGACGAGCCGCACGCCGACGCCGAGCGCTACCGTCGGCTGCACGTCATCGTCGGCGACTCCAACATGTCGGAGACCACCACGCTGCTCAAGGTCGGCGCCACCGACCTGGTGCTGCGGATGATCGAGGCCGGCACGGTGATGCGGGACCTCACCCTGGAGAACCCGATCCGGGCGATCCGCGAGGTCAGCCACGACCTCACCGGCGGGCGGCTGGTCCGGCTGGCCAACGGCCGGGAGGCCAGCGCGCTGGAGATCCAGGAGGAGTACTACTCCAAGGCCGCCGAGTTCGCCGACCGGCGCGGGATCAGGACCGGCACGGTCGAGCGGGTGCTGGACCTCTGGGGCCGCACCCTGGAGGCGGTCCGGACGCAGAACCTCGCGATGGTCGACCGGGAGATCGACTGGGTGATGAAGTACCGGTTGATCGAGCGGTACCGGGAGAAGCACGGCATCTCGATGTCGCACCCGCGGATCGCCCAGATCGACCTGGCGTACCACGACATCCACCGCCGGCGCGGCCTCTACTACCTGATGCAGAACCGCGGGCAGGCCGAGCGGGTCACCGACGACGTGCGGATCTTCGAGGCCAAGTCGGTGCCGCCGCAGACCACCCGGGCGCGGCTGCGCGGCGACTTCATCCGCCGGGCCCAGGAGCAGCGCCGGGACTTCACGGTGGACTGGGTGCATCTGAAGCTGAACGACCAGGCGCAGCGGACGGTGCTCTGCAAGGACCCGTTCCGCTCGGTCGACGAGCGGGTGGACAAGCTGATCGCCGGGATGTGA
- a CDS encoding tRNA (adenine-N1)-methyltransferase produces the protein MSEPTGAARRRGPFQVGDQVQLTDPKGRHHTITLEPGKSFHTHKGAFSHDELIGAPEGTVVRTTGKTEYLALRPLLPDYVLSMPRGAAVVYPKDSGQIITMADIFPGARVVEAGVGSGALSMALLRAVGDSGSLSSYERRSDFAEIAQANVERYFGGPHPAWRLTIGDLQDNLAETEVDRVVLDMLAPWECLDAVSKALVPGGVLCCYVATTTQLSTTVEALRGHGTFTEPQAWESLVRTWHVEGLAVRPDHRMIGHTGFLLTARRMADGVEPPLRRRRPAKGAYGENVEESGAASGPPPLAERLAARKAARAADAEGDDTPTG, from the coding sequence ATGTCCGAACCGACCGGTGCAGCCCGCCGTCGCGGGCCCTTCCAGGTCGGGGACCAGGTCCAGCTCACCGACCCCAAGGGTCGCCACCACACCATCACGCTCGAACCCGGGAAGTCCTTCCACACCCACAAGGGCGCCTTCTCCCACGACGAGCTGATCGGTGCCCCTGAGGGCACCGTCGTGCGCACCACAGGGAAGACCGAGTATCTCGCCCTGCGGCCCCTGCTCCCCGACTACGTCCTGTCCATGCCTCGCGGCGCCGCCGTCGTGTACCCGAAGGACTCGGGGCAGATCATCACGATGGCCGACATCTTCCCCGGCGCCCGCGTCGTGGAGGCGGGTGTCGGCTCCGGCGCGCTGTCGATGGCGCTGCTGCGCGCCGTCGGCGACTCCGGCTCGCTCTCCTCCTACGAGCGGCGCTCTGACTTCGCGGAGATCGCGCAGGCGAACGTCGAGCGGTACTTCGGCGGGCCGCACCCCGCCTGGCGGCTCACCATCGGCGACCTCCAGGACAACCTGGCGGAGACCGAGGTGGACCGGGTGGTGCTGGACATGCTGGCGCCCTGGGAGTGCCTGGACGCGGTCTCCAAGGCGCTGGTCCCGGGCGGCGTGCTGTGCTGCTACGTGGCCACCACGACGCAGCTCTCGACCACGGTCGAGGCGCTGCGCGGCCACGGCACCTTCACCGAGCCGCAGGCCTGGGAGTCGCTGGTGCGCACCTGGCATGTGGAGGGGCTGGCGGTCCGGCCGGACCACCGGATGATCGGGCACACCGGATTCCTGCTGACCGCCCGGCGGATGGCCGACGGGGTCGAGCCGCCGCTGCGCCGGCGCCGGCCGGCGAAGGGCGCGTACGGCGAGAACGTGGAGGAGTCGGGCGCGGCGTCCGGCCCGCCGCCGCTGGCCGAGCGGCTCGCCGCGCGGAAGGCCGCGCGGGCGGCGGACGCCGAGGGTGACGACACGCCGACCGGCTGA
- a CDS encoding FKBP-type peptidyl-prolyl cis-trans isomerase has product MSIEKPMVDFPGGEPPADLQIKDLWEGDGAAAKPGDNVSVHYVGVSFSTGEEFDASWNRNKALQFKLGAGQVIQGWDQGLVGMKVGGRREITIPPHLGYGDAGAGGGLIKPGETLIFVVDLLAV; this is encoded by the coding sequence GTGAGTATCGAGAAGCCGATGGTGGACTTCCCCGGGGGCGAGCCGCCGGCCGACCTGCAGATCAAGGACCTGTGGGAGGGGGACGGCGCCGCGGCGAAGCCGGGCGACAACGTCAGCGTGCACTACGTCGGCGTCTCCTTCTCCACCGGCGAGGAGTTCGACGCCAGCTGGAACCGGAACAAGGCGCTCCAGTTCAAGCTCGGCGCCGGCCAGGTCATCCAGGGCTGGGACCAGGGCCTGGTCGGGATGAAGGTCGGTGGCCGTCGCGAGATCACCATCCCTCCGCACCTCGGCTACGGCGACGCGGGTGCGGGCGGCGGTCTGATCAAGCCCGGCGAGACCCTGATCTTCGTGGTCGACCTGCTGGCGGTCTGA
- the prcB gene encoding proteasome subunit beta: MEADTRGTGRLPAAFLTPGSSSFVEFLAAHQPELLPGNRHRGLPQSGVVEAPHGTTIVSAVFPGGVILAGDRRATMGNLISKRDMEKVFPADEYSAVGIAGTAGLAVEMVRLFQLELEHYEKIEGAQLSLEGKANRLTTMIRSNLGMAMQGLAVVPVFAGYDIDEGRGRMFSYDVTGGRYEEKDFTATGSGSTFARSSLKKLYRRDLTEEQTATAVVQALYDAADDDSATGGPDVTRKIFPVIAVITDEGYRRMDEDEVSSIARRVLEERLESPDGPRASIT; this comes from the coding sequence GTGGAAGCCGACACTCGTGGCACCGGGCGTCTACCGGCTGCCTTCTTGACTCCTGGGTCCTCCTCCTTCGTGGAGTTCCTGGCCGCGCACCAGCCCGAGCTGCTGCCCGGCAACCGACACCGCGGGCTGCCCCAGAGCGGCGTGGTCGAGGCCCCGCACGGCACGACGATCGTCTCCGCGGTCTTCCCCGGCGGCGTGATCCTGGCCGGAGACCGCCGGGCGACCATGGGCAATCTGATCTCCAAGCGGGACATGGAGAAGGTCTTCCCGGCGGACGAGTACTCGGCGGTGGGCATCGCCGGTACGGCCGGTCTCGCCGTGGAGATGGTCCGCCTCTTCCAACTCGAGCTGGAGCACTACGAGAAGATCGAGGGCGCCCAGCTCTCCCTGGAGGGCAAGGCCAACCGCCTGACCACCATGATCCGCTCCAACCTCGGCATGGCCATGCAGGGCCTGGCCGTCGTCCCGGTCTTCGCCGGCTACGACATCGACGAGGGCCGCGGCCGGATGTTCAGCTACGACGTCACCGGCGGGCGCTACGAGGAGAAGGACTTCACGGCCACCGGCTCGGGTTCGACCTTCGCCCGCAGCTCCCTGAAGAAGCTCTACCGCCGGGATCTGACGGAGGAGCAGACGGCGACCGCCGTCGTCCAGGCGCTCTACGACGCCGCCGACGACGACTCGGCGACCGGCGGCCCCGACGTCACCCGGAAGATCTTCCCGGTGATCGCGGTGATCACCGACGAGGGCTACCGGCGGATGGACGAGGACGAGGTCAGCTCGATCGCCCGGCGGGTGCTGGAGGAGCGCCTGGAGAGCCCGGACGGGCCGCGCGCCTCGATCACCTGA
- a CDS encoding ferredoxin gives MAGTDGGAGARGGAAGATTEELEVWIDQDLCTGDGICAQYAPEVFELDIDGLAYVKAEGEEELRTEPGATAPVPVAILQDVVASAKECPGDCIHVRRTADRVEVYGPDAEDD, from the coding sequence ATGGCGGGAACGGACGGCGGCGCGGGGGCGCGCGGGGGCGCGGCGGGCGCGACGACCGAGGAGCTCGAGGTCTGGATCGACCAGGACCTGTGCACCGGGGACGGCATCTGCGCGCAGTACGCGCCCGAGGTCTTCGAGCTCGACATCGACGGGCTGGCCTACGTCAAGGCCGAGGGCGAGGAGGAGCTGCGCACCGAGCCGGGCGCGACGGCTCCGGTGCCGGTGGCGATCCTCCAGGACGTGGTGGCCTCCGCGAAGGAGTGCCCGGGCGACTGCATCCACGTCCGCAGGACCGCCGACCGCGTCGAGGTCTACGGCCCGGACGCGGAGGACGACTGA
- the prcA gene encoding proteasome subunit alpha yields the protein MSTPFYVSPQQAMADRAEYARKGIARGRSVVVLTYADGIVFVAENTSRALHKVSEIYDRIAFAAVGRYNEFENLRIGGVRYADLRGYSYDRADVNARGLANVYAQTLGTIFSSTGEKPYEVELIVAEVGKGPDDDQIYRLTPDGSVVDEHGSVAVGGSADSISNYLGKQHHDGMSLGEAVRLAVQGLARDPNGGQDRTLTQDQLEVAVLDRTRPQQRKFKRLLGTQLGRLLETAPATETVGGAGTGATADDEDIPVAPPEEPGTTSSDPE from the coding sequence GTGTCGACGCCGTTCTACGTCTCACCCCAGCAGGCCATGGCGGACCGCGCCGAGTACGCCCGCAAGGGCATCGCGCGCGGCCGCTCGGTGGTCGTGCTCACCTACGCCGACGGCATCGTCTTCGTCGCGGAGAACACCTCGCGGGCGCTGCACAAGGTCTCCGAGATCTACGACCGGATCGCCTTCGCCGCCGTCGGCCGATACAACGAGTTCGAGAACCTCCGGATCGGCGGGGTGCGCTACGCCGACCTGCGGGGCTACTCCTACGACCGGGCCGACGTCAACGCCCGCGGCCTGGCCAACGTCTACGCCCAGACGCTGGGCACCATCTTCTCCTCGACCGGCGAGAAGCCGTACGAGGTGGAGCTGATCGTCGCCGAGGTCGGCAAGGGCCCCGACGACGACCAGATCTACCGGCTGACCCCGGACGGCTCCGTGGTGGACGAGCACGGCTCGGTGGCGGTCGGCGGCAGCGCCGACTCGATCAGCAACTACCTGGGCAAGCAGCACCACGACGGGATGTCCCTCGGCGAGGCCGTCCGTCTCGCGGTGCAGGGCCTGGCCCGGGACCCGAACGGCGGTCAGGACCGGACCCTGACGCAGGATCAGCTCGAGGTCGCGGTGCTCGACCGCACGCGGCCGCAGCAGCGGAAGTTCAAGCGGCTGCTCGGCACCCAGCTGGGCCGGCTGCTGGAGACCGCTCCCGCCACCGAGACCGTGGGCGGTGCCGGCACCGGCGCGACCGCGGACGACGAGGACATCCCGGTCGCCCCGCCGGAGGAGCCGGGCACCACGTCTTCCGACCCGGAGTGA
- a CDS encoding ubiquitin-like protein Pup, with protein MATKDTGGGQQRANRSSDEVEEVETEADESSDLKERKEKLDDDVDAVLDDIDDVLESNAEDFVRGFVQKGGE; from the coding sequence ATGGCGACCAAGGACACCGGCGGCGGCCAGCAGCGGGCTAACCGCTCGTCCGACGAGGTCGAGGAGGTCGAGACCGAGGCGGACGAGTCTTCGGACCTGAAGGAACGCAAGGAGAAGCTGGACGACGACGTCGACGCCGTCCTGGACGATATCGATGACGTCCTGGAATCGAATGCCGAGGACTTCGTCAGGGGTTTCGTCCAGAAGGGCGGAGAGTAA
- a CDS encoding helix-turn-helix transcriptional regulator, giving the protein MPIAKAERLMNLALCLMNTRRPLTKRELRESIEAYREAGESVSEDAFNRMFERDKDDLRELGLVIDTAEASVDGDIGYLAQRDRNRLPEISLDAEEAAALSLVAGVWRQARLADAGRGALQKLRAAGGLAAAVATADVPGATASGSAPATGQTALEPHIVTPEAAFEPLLAAARDRRPVSFHYRKAGAAEPEPRTVEPWALECWHGHWYLAGWDRDREAVRVFRLSRVTGRVRNRPGSFGAEVPDHVDVRAQIARFAGEGATATARVRVRREAAFPLRTRALHTEPVGADWDELEIPFGRGLAADLTEFGADVEVLAPPELRSEVAGRLRAVARGEVRSA; this is encoded by the coding sequence ATGCCCATCGCCAAGGCCGAGCGGTTGATGAACCTGGCTCTCTGCCTGATGAACACGCGCCGGCCGCTGACCAAGCGTGAGCTGCGCGAGTCCATCGAGGCGTACCGGGAGGCGGGGGAGTCGGTCAGCGAGGACGCCTTCAACCGGATGTTCGAGCGGGACAAGGACGACCTCCGCGAGCTCGGCCTGGTCATCGACACCGCGGAGGCCTCGGTCGACGGCGACATCGGCTACCTCGCCCAGCGGGACCGCAACCGGCTGCCGGAGATCTCGCTGGACGCCGAGGAGGCCGCGGCGCTCAGCCTGGTCGCCGGCGTCTGGCGGCAGGCCCGGCTCGCCGACGCGGGCCGCGGCGCCCTGCAGAAGCTGCGCGCCGCCGGCGGCCTGGCCGCCGCCGTCGCCACCGCGGACGTCCCCGGGGCGACCGCCTCCGGCTCCGCGCCCGCGACCGGTCAGACCGCCCTCGAACCCCATATCGTCACCCCCGAGGCCGCCTTCGAGCCGCTCCTCGCCGCCGCCCGCGACCGCCGCCCGGTCAGCTTCCACTACCGGAAGGCCGGAGCGGCCGAGCCGGAGCCGCGCACCGTCGAGCCGTGGGCCCTGGAGTGCTGGCACGGGCACTGGTACCTGGCGGGCTGGGACCGGGACCGGGAGGCCGTGCGGGTGTTCCGGCTGAGCCGGGTCACCGGGCGGGTCCGCAACCGGCCGGGCTCCTTCGGCGCCGAGGTGCCGGACCATGTCGACGTGCGGGCCCAGATCGCCCGGTTCGCGGGGGAGGGGGCGACCGCCACCGCCCGGGTCCGGGTGCGCCGGGAGGCCGCCTTCCCGCTGCGTACCCGAGCCCTCCACACCGAGCCGGTCGGGGCCGACTGGGACGAGTTGGAGATTCCGTTCGGCCGCGGGCTCGCCGCCGATCTCACCGAGTTCGGCGCGGACGTGGAGGTGCTGGCCCCGCCCGAGCTGAGATCCGAGGTGGCGGGCCGGCTGCGCGCGGTGGCCCGCGGGGAGGTGCGTTCGGCGTGA
- the dop gene encoding depupylase/deamidase Dop, with protein MSVRRVMGIETEYGISVPGHPNANAMLTSSQVVNAYAAAMHRARRARWDFEEENPLRDARGFDLAREAADASQLTDEDIGLANVILTNGARLYVDHAHPEYSAPETTNPRDAVLWDKAGERIMAEAAARAGELTPAHSQPHPIHLYKNNTDNKGASYGTHENYLMRRRTPFADIVRHLTPFFVSRQVVTGAGRVGINQDGSAHGFQISQRADYFEVEVGLETTLKRPIINTRDEPHADAEKYRRLHVIIGDANLSEVSTYLKLGTTSLVLSMIEDGFINVDLAVDQPVRTLHQVSHDTELQHNITLRNGRKLTAVQLQMEYCELARKYVEDRYGQDADTQTRDVLARWEDVLGRLERDPMSLSRELDWVAKKQILEGYRSRDSLDWDHPTLHLVDLQYADVREEKGLYNRLVARGRFDRIVTEEEVQRAVIRPPEDTRAYFRGRCLEQYAEHVAAASWDSVIFDLPGRDSLQRVPTLEPLRGTRNHVKALLDRCRTAEDLVRVLSGGG; from the coding sequence ATGTCAGTACGGCGCGTGATGGGTATCGAGACGGAGTACGGGATCTCCGTTCCAGGGCACCCCAACGCGAACGCCATGCTCACCTCGTCCCAGGTCGTCAACGCCTACGCGGCGGCGATGCACCGGGCGCGGCGGGCCCGCTGGGACTTCGAGGAGGAGAACCCGCTCCGCGATGCCCGCGGCTTCGACCTGGCGCGCGAGGCCGCCGACGCCAGCCAGCTGACCGACGAGGACATCGGCCTGGCGAACGTCATCCTGACCAACGGCGCCCGGCTGTACGTGGACCACGCCCACCCGGAGTACTCCGCCCCGGAGACCACCAACCCGCGGGACGCCGTGCTCTGGGACAAGGCCGGCGAGCGGATCATGGCCGAGGCGGCCGCCCGGGCGGGTGAGCTGACCCCCGCCCACTCCCAGCCCCATCCGATCCACCTGTACAAGAACAACACCGACAACAAGGGCGCCTCCTACGGCACCCACGAGAACTACCTGATGCGCCGCCGGACGCCGTTCGCGGACATCGTCCGGCACCTCACCCCGTTCTTCGTCTCCCGGCAGGTGGTGACCGGCGCCGGCCGGGTGGGCATCAACCAGGACGGCTCGGCGCACGGCTTCCAGATCAGTCAGCGCGCCGACTACTTCGAGGTCGAGGTGGGCCTGGAGACCACCCTCAAGCGCCCGATCATCAACACCCGGGACGAGCCCCACGCGGACGCCGAGAAGTACCGCAGGCTGCACGTGATCATCGGGGACGCCAACCTCTCCGAGGTGTCCACCTACCTCAAGCTGGGCACCACCTCGCTGGTGCTGTCCATGATCGAGGATGGCTTCATCAACGTGGACCTGGCGGTCGACCAGCCGGTCCGCACCCTCCACCAGGTCTCGCACGACACCGAGCTGCAGCACAACATCACGCTGCGGAACGGAAGGAAGCTGACGGCGGTCCAGCTCCAGATGGAGTACTGCGAGCTGGCCCGCAAGTACGTGGAAGACCGATACGGCCAGGACGCCGACACCCAGACCCGGGACGTCCTGGCCCGCTGGGAGGACGTCCTCGGCCGGCTGGAGCGGGACCCGATGTCCCTCAGCCGCGAGCTCGACTGGGTCGCCAAGAAGCAGATCCTGGAGGGCTACCGCAGCCGCGACAGCCTGGACTGGGACCACCCGACCCTCCATCTGGTGGACCTCCAGTACGCCGACGTCCGCGAGGAGAAGGGCCTCTACAACCGCCTGGTGGCGCGTGGCCGGTTCGACCGGATCGTGACCGAGGAGGAGGTCCAGCGGGCGGTCATCAGGCCGCCGGAGGACACCAGGGCCTACTTCCGCGGGCGCTGCCTGGAGCAGTACGCCGAGCACGTGGCCGCGGCCAGCTGGGACTCCGTCATCTTCGACCTGCCGGGCCGGGACTCGCTGCAGCGGGTCCCGACGCTGGAGCCGCTGCGCGGCACCAGGAACCACGTCAAGGCGCTGCTGGACCGCTGCCGCACGGCCGAGGACCTGGTGCGGGTGCTGTCCGGAGGAGGGTGA
- a CDS encoding FKBP-type peptidyl-prolyl cis-trans isomerase, whose translation MRRIAAAALLVAPALLLTACGSSGKKTASDAATPSASASASPSTPAVPAAVDSASPMPAVGGAFGKSATLTIPTGQKPSDKFVVHTVTQGSGPTVGASDYATAQILVKDWTSGKTLSPYTTATPQLLNPQSQLIPAIEKAVRGHKVGSRVLVVAPPAAAAADMASGNSMGVKKTDTLALVVDVTDRVGANDAVSGSQQSVPSDMPQVTASAGKAASFTVPAAARTAKKLKTAVLVKGSGHKITAGEDAVVQYTGALLSNGKVFDSSWSHGGATCFSTASGQSGACTSVIPGMANGLVGQTVGSRVVISIPSAQGYGATPPSGSNIPKNADLTFVVDILAAD comes from the coding sequence GTGCGCCGTATCGCTGCTGCCGCGCTGCTCGTCGCGCCCGCCCTGCTGCTCACCGCCTGCGGAAGCAGCGGCAAGAAGACCGCCTCCGATGCCGCCACCCCCTCGGCCTCGGCCTCGGCCTCCCCCTCGACCCCCGCGGTGCCGGCCGCGGTGGACTCGGCCTCGCCGATGCCGGCCGTCGGCGGCGCCTTCGGCAAGTCGGCCACCCTGACCATTCCCACGGGGCAGAAGCCGAGCGACAAGTTCGTCGTCCACACCGTCACCCAGGGCTCCGGCCCGACCGTCGGCGCAAGCGACTACGCGACCGCGCAGATCCTGGTCAAGGACTGGACCTCGGGCAAGACCCTCTCGCCGTACACCACCGCGACCCCGCAGCTGCTGAACCCGCAGTCGCAGCTGATCCCGGCGATCGAGAAGGCGGTGCGCGGGCACAAGGTCGGCAGCCGCGTCCTGGTGGTGGCCCCGCCGGCGGCCGCTGCGGCGGACATGGCCTCGGGCAACTCGATGGGCGTCAAGAAGACCGACACCCTGGCGCTGGTGGTCGACGTGACCGACCGGGTCGGCGCGAACGACGCGGTCTCCGGCTCGCAGCAGTCGGTGCCCTCGGACATGCCGCAGGTGACGGCCTCGGCCGGGAAGGCCGCCAGCTTCACCGTGCCGGCCGCGGCCAGGACGGCGAAGAAGCTGAAGACCGCGGTGCTGGTGAAGGGATCCGGTCACAAGATCACGGCGGGCGAGGACGCGGTGGTGCAGTACACCGGCGCGCTGCTGAGCAACGGCAAGGTCTTCGACTCCTCCTGGTCGCACGGCGGGGCGACCTGCTTCTCCACCGCCTCGGGGCAGTCCGGCGCCTGCACCAGCGTGATCCCCGGGATGGCCAACGGCCTCGTCGGGCAGACCGTGGGCAGCAGGGTCGTGATCTCCATCCCGTCCGCCCAGGGCTACGGCGCGACCCCGCCGTCCGGCTCGAACATCCCCAAGAACGCCGACCTCACCTTCGTGGTCGACATCCTCGCCGCGGACTGA